Within the Synechococcales cyanobacterium CNB genome, the region GAGTTCCTCATCGCGCCCACTGCTCGTCCTGACGATGCACCGACCGCCGACGGCCCAAGGGCCGGATCGTCCCTCGCTCAGCAAGAGTCTCCGGGCACAGTCGTCGGTCGCTACAAGTTGCTGCAGGTGATCGGGGAGGGCGGATTCGGGACGGTGTGGATGGCGGAGCAGACGGAGCCGGTGCTCCGTCGTGTGGCGTTG harbors:
- a CDS encoding serine/threonine protein kinase yields the protein MGKDRVRRILEAAAELPPGERTGFIERECAGDPGLQTEVKSLLAALEAAEEFLIAPTARPDDAPTADGPRAGSSLAQQESPGTVVGRYKLLQVIGEGGFGTVWMAEQTEPVLRRVAL